From the genome of Phreatobacter cathodiphilus, one region includes:
- a CDS encoding non-canonical purine NTP pyrophosphatase, with product MSARLGPGTRLVVATHNAGKLAEFRDLLGPHGIDLVSAGELGLPEPAETGTLYAENAAIKARAATDATGLPAIADDSGLAVEALDGAPGLFTADWAGQPRDFAAAMARVDRELTLRGVTTAGARAHFVSALALTFPDGSQQIFEGRVFGTLAWPPRGTKGFGYDPMFLPDDHALTFGEMSAEEKHGLPPKGEGLSHRARAFMALQKAVFGS from the coding sequence ATGAGCGCCCGGCTCGGCCCCGGCACGCGGCTGGTCGTCGCCACCCACAATGCCGGCAAGCTCGCCGAATTCCGCGACCTGTTGGGGCCGCACGGCATCGACCTCGTCTCGGCCGGCGAACTCGGGCTGCCCGAGCCGGCCGAGACCGGCACGCTCTATGCCGAGAACGCCGCCATCAAGGCCCGCGCCGCGACGGATGCCACCGGCCTTCCCGCCATCGCCGACGATTCCGGCCTCGCCGTCGAGGCGCTCGACGGCGCGCCGGGCCTCTTCACCGCCGACTGGGCCGGCCAGCCCCGCGACTTCGCCGCCGCCATGGCCCGGGTCGACCGTGAGCTCACCCTGCGCGGCGTCACCACCGCCGGCGCCCGGGCCCATTTCGTCTCGGCCTTGGCCCTGACCTTCCCCGACGGCTCGCAGCAGATCTTCGAGGGCCGCGTCTTCGGCACCCTCGCCTGGCCGCCGCGGGGGACGAAAGGCTTCGGCTACGATCCCATGTTCCTGCCCGACGACCACGCCCTCACCTTCGGCGAGATGAGTGCGGAGGAAAAACACGGCCTGCCGCCGAAGGGCGAGGGTCTCTCCCACCGCGCCCGCGCCTTCATGGCGCTGCAGAAGGCGGTTTTCGGCAGTTGA